Genomic window (Leptospira kanakyensis):
ATAATAATTGAAAGTAATAATTGTAACAGCCGGCACTATAGCCGTTGGCATGACAGAAAACGAGAATGGGACCCGGAGTTTCCGAATCTAAATAAGCACATTCCCAGTTTCTGAATCGAAAGGATTTTTGTTTCATTTTTCTATTTGACCCTTCCCGATTTAGATCGGATTTTGTCTCTATCCCATGCAATTCCAGGTCATCCTCTTCTTCTGTATAGCCGTATTCTTCAATGCCTTAGCTAATATTTTAATCAAATCTTCTTCTATGCAAGATCATACAAAAACATTGTCAGGTGGACTTTGGGATACAATCTTTACGGTGTTTAACCCATACTTCATCGGTGGGCTTGCAAGTTTTGGTTTGGCCTTACTGGGTTATCGTTATGTTTTGGGGAAAGGTTTGAAACTTTCACTTGCGTATCCTGTGTTTACTTCTAGTGGATTTATCATTGTTCTCATTGCCTCGTCGCTTTTTTTTAAGGAAAGGTTGAATTTGACACAGTGGTTGGGGATTGCATTTATATTGATTGGTGTTTGGCTTACCGCCTTGCAAATGTTTGACGTTAAGTCGTAAATCTTGAAACTAGAATCTGTTTCCATAAAACTAAAAACATTTTTTTTTCTATTCTGTTTTCTTTCTTTTTCCCTTTGTAAAAAAACAGGTTCAGATGCTGGGCCTGAATCTGTTCTCCTCGACACAACAAAACGTCCCAATGTTCTTTGGATTGTGATTGATTCGCTTCGCGGTGATATCATTGGTCGATATGGAGTGACACCTAACTTAGATTTGTTTTCGGGAAATGCCGTTACTTTTAAGTATCATTTGGTGAATGCCGCTTGGACTAGGCCTTCCACGCTTGTATTTTTTACAGGCAAATATGCTTCTGCTAATCCGGTTAATTTTTGGGATTACCCTACAACAAAATCTGAGGTAGAAGCCTTCTATCGGACGGAAAAACATCCCTTACCGAAACTACTCAAAGAAAATGTTTTTGGCACTTATATGGTGGGGAACAATCCATTTTTAACAGACAAATTTGGTCTTGGAGTGGATGTCGGCTTTGATCAGTTATACGACTTTTCCAATTATAGCGAAGACACAAAAAAAATTACTAAAAAAACATTCGAAGTGTTGGAAGAAATTTCGAAAGATAAAAAACCGTTTTTTCTTTTTTTGAATTATAACGACCCACACAAACCATACACTCCACCACCTGGATTTACAGATCGGATCCATACAGATGAAGTATTGGATGAAAAGAAAAGAGATTATCTTGGAGAAGTTGCCTTTGTGGATGAGGAACTTGGAAAAGTGTTTCTGGAACTAAAAAACAAAAATCTTTGGGAGAATACTCTTGTCCTCATCACAGCTGACCATGGTGAGGTGATGAATGCCGCTCACGCTATTTCTCCTTTTACAGGAACCAATACGTATTATGGACATGGACAAGATTTGTTTTTGGAAAACATCCATGTGCCACTCCTCCTCAAACTTCCTGGTGAGACGAAGGGACAATCAATTTCTGAAATGACAAGGTCGATAGATTTATATCCGACGATTTTGGATTATGCCGGGTTAACCGTTCCAAAATTTGTTCAAGGTAAATCACTTCGGTCTTTGATCGAAAATAGGGAGTCCACCAAACGAACGTATTATGGTGAGACAAGGTTCACACAAGGGTATGGGGAAGGACATGAATTCCTTTTACAAAGGTCTTACCGGTTTCATGAACTGGGAAAGTTTTGGCAAGGTTCTGTAGGAAGTGAGTTTTATTTGTATTCGGATTCTACAAAAGATCCGAACCAAGAAAGTCCATTAAGAATTTCGAATATTGCTGCCTTAAGGGAGATGAAACTAAAACCTGATTTGGAAAAGAAAATCCTTCGGTTTTGGAAACAAATCCGATCGATGGAACCCAAACTGCCGTTATATCATCTTTCCATCCAACCAGAATCTAAGGATACAGAAGTTCAAATTAGGGTACCAAATGGAACCATTCGGATGGCATCTTATCCAAACGATGTTCTTTTGGAAGAAAAAGGTAAGTTTGTGCAAATCCAAACCAAACGAACGAAACCCTTTGAAATTAGTTTTGAAGTGTATCCCGATGTGAGTTTTCCGGAATTTACTGTTTGGTTTTCTAAAAAACAAATTCCCAAGTCGGAAATTTTTACAGGATACTTTGGTGTCAGTTTGGCATCTTGTCAGTCCAACTGTGATTTGTTATATGAATCAGGAACAAAGAAACCAGTCATCACTCCCCAAACAAAAGTATATTTTTGGAAAGAAGGTGGCCAAAAAAAATCTTATGCATCCAAACAAGAATTGGGAACCGATGCTTTGGAGATTTTAAAGAAACAAGGATATGTGCAGTAGTTGGATCATTGGCACTGCCTTCGGTTCACTTGATTTGTATGATCCAAATCAATCATTGTCTTGATTCGTAACAGATACATTTGGCAAAGATTCACCGTTGAACCCACTCCCTCCACCGCTGAGGGATCCAAATAAAATCGAATAAGCCATATTTCCATCCACAAGAAAATCATCCACTCCCGTGAGGACTACGTTTTGATAAGTATTCCAATCACTGGAAGTAAAAACCA
Coding sequences:
- a CDS encoding DMT family transporter; the protein is MQFQVILFFCIAVFFNALANILIKSSSMQDHTKTLSGGLWDTIFTVFNPYFIGGLASFGLALLGYRYVLGKGLKLSLAYPVFTSSGFIIVLIASSLFFKERLNLTQWLGIAFILIGVWLTALQMFDVKS
- a CDS encoding sulfatase; translation: MKLESVSIKLKTFFFLFCFLSFSLCKKTGSDAGPESVLLDTTKRPNVLWIVIDSLRGDIIGRYGVTPNLDLFSGNAVTFKYHLVNAAWTRPSTLVFFTGKYASANPVNFWDYPTTKSEVEAFYRTEKHPLPKLLKENVFGTYMVGNNPFLTDKFGLGVDVGFDQLYDFSNYSEDTKKITKKTFEVLEEISKDKKPFFLFLNYNDPHKPYTPPPGFTDRIHTDEVLDEKKRDYLGEVAFVDEELGKVFLELKNKNLWENTLVLITADHGEVMNAAHAISPFTGTNTYYGHGQDLFLENIHVPLLLKLPGETKGQSISEMTRSIDLYPTILDYAGLTVPKFVQGKSLRSLIENRESTKRTYYGETRFTQGYGEGHEFLLQRSYRFHELGKFWQGSVGSEFYLYSDSTKDPNQESPLRISNIAALREMKLKPDLEKKILRFWKQIRSMEPKLPLYHLSIQPESKDTEVQIRVPNGTIRMASYPNDVLLEEKGKFVQIQTKRTKPFEISFEVYPDVSFPEFTVWFSKKQIPKSEIFTGYFGVSLASCQSNCDLLYESGTKKPVITPQTKVYFWKEGGQKKSYASKQELGTDALEILKKQGYVQ